Genomic DNA from Carnobacteriaceae bacterium zg-C25:
TTGCTGCAAATAAAATATACGACATGAATAATATAAAAAACATTAAAATACCTGTTTTTGTCGATATTTCTTTTGATTGTGACATAACAAAACTCCTTTATTCTTAAATGTTAAAAAAATCACATGATAAACTTTTTAAAAAAAACTTGTTTTCAAGTTTTTCTGAATTTTTTCATTACTTTTCAAAGTATACGCCTATTCAATTGAATTTGCAACTACATTTTCATCACCGTTTGCTCTATCAAATACATTTAAAAAGTGTCGGCAGTTTCCTGTGTAAAGATACCAACACAAACTATTAAAGATAGTGACGTCACATTTGTTAAATCACTATCTTTATGAGCCATCAACCCTATTTGACATGGAGCCACAAAAAAACTGGAAATTGACAAGCCAATTCCCAGTTTATCAAAACTAAATAATACCCATACCATACTCTACAATAATCGCTACAATAACGACTAATGCAGAAATAATAAATCCGTGTACCATCGGTTGTAACCCTGATTTTCTCATTTTAGAAAAATCTGTTTTTAAACCAATGGCAGCAAGTGCTGAAATCATTAAAAATTTACTTGTATCTTTTAAAAAGTGACCCGTTGCATCGGATATCAATCCTAAACTATTAATTCCCGTTAAGGCAAGAAAACCTAAAATAAACCATGGAAATAATTGTAATAGGTTTACTTTTTTTGTCTGTAATCCCGCATTTTCTTTACGTTTTAAATTGGATTGAATCAATGAAAAAATAATGACTGTTGGGATAATCGATAGCGTCCGTGTTAATTTCACCATAACGGCAAAATCACCGGCATGTTGAGAATAGGCATAACCTGCTGCCACTACACTAGATGTATCATTTACCGCTGTTCCTGTCCAAAGACCATAGGCAATATCACTTAATCCAAGCATATGCCCCAATATTGGAAAAAGCATAATCATCGCAATATCAAATAAAAATGTTGCAGACATGGCATAAGCAATATCACTGTCATCTGCTTCAATGACAGGCGCAATAGCGGCAATAGCTGAACCACCACATATCCCTGTACCTGCAGAAATTAAATTAGATAATTTCCAATTCAATCCTAACGCTTTACCGATATAATACCCGCCTAAAAAACAAGTGATTAATGTAAAAATCATAACGACTAGCGACATCGCTCCAACACGAAAGACGTGTCCTAAATGAAGCGAGGCACCTAATAAAATAATGGCAAATTTTAAAACGCGTTTTGACATAAACGTTAATCCTGTTTGTACGGACGCGCTTGGTTTATAAAAATGATTGATTGCCATTCCTAAAAACAACGCAATGACGGGCGCACCAATTAAATGAATGGGCAAAACAGCGGCAATCATTTTTGCTACTGCAGCTAAAATTAATGCTAAACAGACTCCGGGTAGAATAGTTTTAATTTTCATAGTTTATCACCTTCTTAAAAGTTGACTTCATCAGGATTGGATTGAGATTTAACGCCTTCTACACGATTTAATTTTTCCATATCTTCTGCTGATAACGTAAAATCAAATACATCTAAATTGGCTAAAATATTTTTTGGCGTCACCGATTTTGGTAACGGTAAAAATCCATTTTGTAACGACCAACGTAACGCTACTTGCGCAACGGATTTACCATTTTTTTCGGCTACTTCTTTTGCACTTTCACTCTCAAAGATTGATCCAGTACCTAATGGAGAATACGCCTCTAATACAATATGATGGTGTTTACAAAAATCAACTAACTCGTCTTGTGTTGTACCCGGTGCTAACATCACTTGATTGACCATTGGCTTAATGGTCGCTGTTTTAAATAATTCTTCTAAGTGATGTTGCATAAAGTTAGATACGCCAATTGCACGAATTTTACCTGCTAAATAATATTCTTCCATCGCTTTCCACGCACTAGCGTTTCCTTGAATCCACGCATCATTTTCACGCAACGCTTTTGGGTTTGGCCAATGGATTAACAATAAATCTAAATACTCAACACCTAATTTTTCCATGGATTCTTCAATAGATGCTTTTGCCAATTCGTAATCGTGTTTATCATTCCAAACTTTTGTCGTTAAAAAGATGTCTTCACGTTTTAATTGACTATCTTTTATCGCTTTACCGACACTACGTTCATTGCCATAAATCTGTGCAGTATCAACATGTGTATACCCGTTTTTTAGCGCAAACAATACACTTTCATACGCTTGTTGCCCATCAGGGATTTGCCATGTACCAAATCCAATTTTTGGAATAGATACACCATTAACTAATTGATAAACTTCCATAGAATCCTCCTTAATGTTTATACCTTATATTATATCGTGATAACCCTATCAACACAAACAAAAAGACCAATCTAACGATTCGTCCTAAATTGCTGATTATTGAAAATTTTTAATCTTTTTTGTATACCGTTTTTAAGATTGATTTTGTTGTTTATGCTATTAGGCATCAATCTCATTTAACGCAAAACCTTTTTATACTGTGTTTTAAGTTAAGTTACACGATACATTGCTCGTGTCGATTCATTTTACTCATTGCAAAATACAGTTATTGAACATCACGTCTACACTGCATTTAGTCAATACAGCATTACCTTGGATTATAATGTCGATGAACGAACAGTTTAATGGCTCTATATAATGCAAATCCAACAACACCACCAAACGTATTCGTCAAAATATCTGTAATATCCGTAATTCGCCCGTTGGCTAAAATGAATTGAGTCAATTCAATCGTCAGACTAAATAAAAAAGTCGCAAAAACAGTTTTCATCAATGCTTGCTTTTTCATTTTGTAAACACCCGGCAGAAAAAAGCCAAATGGAATCGTCAATAAAATATTTAACACAACTTGCGAAATGGCGAAATCTCGATGATCCAAAATATCAACAAACGGCATCATATTTACCATTCGTGGAAATTGAGCATTAAAGATAAACGGTAAAGACGTTACAACTGGAGATACCGTCAGCATCAATACGACTAATAAATAAAAAGAAAATAACGTACGTACAATGAGCACACTTTCTCCACGTTTTCTCCAGCGTGGTAAACAGACAAAATAGTAGACGCCAATATACGCTAAAATATCTAAAATCGTTCCCATAAAACATCCTTACTTATTTTGAAATCTTATCAAAACATCATTTTAAAACAATTTCTATTCTACACCGAAATGCAAAAAAATGCCATTTCCCTTAAATTAACGTTTTTTAAGACATATCCCCTTGCAAACTTAAATTGAAAAGGTGTTGATAGCAAGGGTTACAAGCCACCAACACCACATATTATAGAACCAAATTTTTACATCAATCATTCACATTTAATCGTCTTGTTTGCTCGGTTGTGAATGGTATAATCGGTTTTCGATTACGCTCTAAATAATCAATTACATTTTTACCTGTTTGATCAAATTGGAGCATTGCATAATATTGATCATGATAAAAAATAAATTTATACCCTTTTTCATACGCTTCGTTTATCCATTTTTCTTTTGCAGCAATAGACTGCATTGGATAATCGTCTAGTCCGGGCACCCAAAGTGGATTAAAGTGCGCATGTGAAACGAGTAAATCCGACATATAAATAAGCGTTTCGTCTTTTTGTTGTAAGAGCATAATGCAATGACCATTACTATGCCCACCTGTATGCACTAAACGTATACCCGGTACAACTTCAAATTCCTTGTCAAACGTTTGCACTTGATCAACAATCGGTTGCCAATTTTCTTGTAAATACGTGCCACGTGTGCGCTTGTTCGGCGACTGCATTTCTTCCCACTCTGTTTTTTGAACGTATATCGTCGCATTTTTAAATTTAGAAACGATTTGCCCATCATCTAATTGTTTTGTCAAACCACCAGAATGATCGTGGTGCATATGTGTCATCAACACATATGTAATATCATCTGTAGTTAACCCTAATAACGCTAAACTTTCTTCGATACGACTTTCACTAATAATCCCTAAATTTCGACGTTGCTTTTCATCTAATTTATGCGTATCAAAACTTGCTTCGACTAAATAATTTTCGCCATGGTATTGAATTAATAGCGGATCGGTATAATCCACCAGCATATTATTTTCATTCGTTGGCATAACTTTAGACCAAACCACTTTGGGTACAGGGCCAAATAACGTGCCCGCATCTGTAAATTTATCGACACCACGCAACCAAGTAATTGTCATATCGCCAAATTGCATGGATTGTAAATTTAATTCCTCCATTACTCCTCCTTGAGCCACGATTGTACTATATTTTTCCGGATAGAATTGCCAGTTTCTCCATAATGTTCGATTAACTGGGCATCATTGATTAAACGTATCATACGAATTGCCTCTTCTTTATCAATCGGCCCGATTAAACGTTGCACTTCTTCACTGACTTCAATCGCAACTTCTGTCGTATATAATTTAATGCATGAAATTAATAAGTGTCCAAATGATTCGGTACAATTTAAGGAATCGAAATACGTTTCAGCTGAACAGACTTTATTGTACATATTCGCAAACAAATATTTATGATAATCCACATCAATCAAACGTTTACCAAAGCCACGTTTCACGCTTACAAAACGCAAGCCTTTTTTAAACGCACCTACAGCAATACCAATGGAAATAGAACTTAACCCTAAATGCATGTGATTTATTAAAAATTCCCACTGTATTTTTCCATTAAGTACACCGCCTAATAAATCATCTGTTGACAACACCACGTTATCCAATAGAACAGACGCAACGGACATGCTCTGCAATCCATCTTTATCAAATGATTTTCCAACCGTTACACCGTCTAATTCACGATCAACAATGAACAAGCCAAAATCTTCTTGTCCATTTAACAATTTTGCTTTTGCTAAGACTAAAAACACACCAGCTTCTTTGGCATTGGATACACGGGGTTTTTCTCCGCTAATGATCCACCCGTTTTTCGTTTGGGTGGCGACGGTCTCCATACGATAAATATCTTTTTTACCATACTCAGAATAACCTAGTGCGGATATTAAATCGCCCGAAATTAAGCGGGATAAATATTTTTCTTTTTGTTGACTAGAACCAAAATAATGGATGGACGCCACACCATAATACCCTTGCGTCAAGGCGATTGCTGCAAGCGCTGGATACTCTGTTGCGATTAAGCGAATCATTTCTAAAAATACGGTATCAAAAGTTGCTCCAGTCAACTCGACAATCGAATCAAAAATATGATGTTCATGACACAAATGCTGCCATAAAGCAAACGGAAATTGCCCATTTTCGTCATACTGCTGTGCGACTTGTCGTAACGTTGACTTCACGTACTGTTCTAATTGGTAGTACTGCTCACTATGAATACGCATATTTTTCTCCTTATCCGTTCATCATTGGTTCGTAGTAGGTTTTTAATAACTCTTCATACACAAAAGCTTCAACTTCACTATATTTATTTTTGTACGGCCGACAGAACCATATATTAAACGGTACAAAATCTCTAAATTTAACAACTTTAAAGCGATTCTTATCAATGTAATATTCAACCGGTCTCGGTAAAATCGCAATCATCTCATTATCGTAGGTAGACTCGATTAAGAAATCCCACGTAGATGACAAATAAACAAAATTTGCTTTTAACTTTTTAGCGTTAAATTTTTCCGTAATAATATCAAACGTTGTAAACGTCTTGTTAAACGTTGCTAAATCATACTTCACAACATCTTCCCATTCTAACAACTCTTTATTTGCCAACGGATGATTTTTATCCATATAGGCGACATACTCATCGGCTTGAATGATGTGTTGTTCGTACTTTTTCAAGTCTAAACTAGTCGGTTCAACTAAAAGTGCAAAGTTCATATCACCCGTTAAAAATTTTTGACGGAGTTCTTTTCCCCCACCTTCAGTTACTTGAATATTGATGTGCGGGTTATTTTTAAGAAATCTCGGCAAAATATTTGAAAAGTATACGCGCAATATTAACGAAGGCACACCGAGATGAATGGTTCCTTTTTGCTTTTGCGATTCAATTTGAATCATCGTCTGCATTTCTTCATGCTTGTTGACAATTTCCTTTGCAAAACGATAAATTTTTGAACCCGCTTCAGTCAAACTTTCCAAACGGCCATTTTTCCGATTGAATAATTGCAC
This window encodes:
- a CDS encoding YeiH family putative sulfate export transporter encodes the protein MKIKTILPGVCLALILAAVAKMIAAVLPIHLIGAPVIALFLGMAINHFYKPSASVQTGLTFMSKRVLKFAIILLGASLHLGHVFRVGAMSLVVMIFTLITCFLGGYYIGKALGLNWKLSNLISAGTGICGGSAIAAIAPVIEADDSDIAYAMSATFLFDIAMIMLFPILGHMLGLSDIAYGLWTGTAVNDTSSVVAAGYAYSQHAGDFAVMVKLTRTLSIIPTVIIFSLIQSNLKRKENAGLQTKKVNLLQLFPWFILGFLALTGINSLGLISDATGHFLKDTSKFLMISALAAIGLKTDFSKMRKSGLQPMVHGFIISALVVIVAIIVEYGMGII
- a CDS encoding aldo/keto reductase, giving the protein MEVYQLVNGVSIPKIGFGTWQIPDGQQAYESVLFALKNGYTHVDTAQIYGNERSVGKAIKDSQLKREDIFLTTKVWNDKHDYELAKASIEESMEKLGVEYLDLLLIHWPNPKALRENDAWIQGNASAWKAMEEYYLAGKIRAIGVSNFMQHHLEELFKTATIKPMVNQVMLAPGTTQDELVDFCKHHHIVLEAYSPLGTGSIFESESAKEVAEKNGKSVAQVALRWSLQNGFLPLPKSVTPKNILANLDVFDFTLSAEDMEKLNRVEGVKSQSNPDEVNF
- a CDS encoding VanZ family protein, producing the protein MGTILDILAYIGVYYFVCLPRWRKRGESVLIVRTLFSFYLLVVLMLTVSPVVTSLPFIFNAQFPRMVNMMPFVDILDHRDFAISQVVLNILLTIPFGFFLPGVYKMKKQALMKTVFATFLFSLTIELTQFILANGRITDITDILTNTFGGVVGFALYRAIKLFVHRHYNPR
- a CDS encoding MBL fold metallo-hydrolase, yielding MEELNLQSMQFGDMTITWLRGVDKFTDAGTLFGPVPKVVWSKVMPTNENNMLVDYTDPLLIQYHGENYLVEASFDTHKLDEKQRRNLGIISESRIEESLALLGLTTDDITYVLMTHMHHDHSGGLTKQLDDGQIVSKFKNATIYVQKTEWEEMQSPNKRTRGTYLQENWQPIVDQVQTFDKEFEVVPGIRLVHTGGHSNGHCIMLLQQKDETLIYMSDLLVSHAHFNPLWVPGLDDYPMQSIAAKEKWINEAYEKGYKFIFYHDQYYAMLQFDQTGKNVIDYLERNRKPIIPFTTEQTRRLNVND
- a CDS encoding acyl-CoA dehydrogenase family protein: MRIHSEQYYQLEQYVKSTLRQVAQQYDENGQFPFALWQHLCHEHHIFDSIVELTGATFDTVFLEMIRLIATEYPALAAIALTQGYYGVASIHYFGSSQQKEKYLSRLISGDLISALGYSEYGKKDIYRMETVATQTKNGWIISGEKPRVSNAKEAGVFLVLAKAKLLNGQEDFGLFIVDRELDGVTVGKSFDKDGLQSMSVASVLLDNVVLSTDDLLGGVLNGKIQWEFLINHMHLGLSSISIGIAVGAFKKGLRFVSVKRGFGKRLIDVDYHKYLFANMYNKVCSAETYFDSLNCTESFGHLLISCIKLYTTEVAIEVSEEVQRLIGPIDKEEAIRMIRLINDAQLIEHYGETGNSIRKNIVQSWLKEE
- a CDS encoding LysR family transcriptional regulator, whose protein sequence is MDIMQLNYFINIVECGCNLSIAAKKIHISQSALSQFITHFESAEGVQLFNRKNGRLESLTEAGSKIYRFAKEIVNKHEEMQTMIQIESQKQKGTIHLGVPSLILRVYFSNILPRFLKNNPHINIQVTEGGGKELRQKFLTGDMNFALLVEPTSLDLKKYEQHIIQADEYVAYMDKNHPLANKELLEWEDVVKYDLATFNKTFTTFDIITEKFNAKKLKANFVYLSSTWDFLIESTYDNEMIAILPRPVEYYIDKNRFKVVKFRDFVPFNIWFCRPYKNKYSEVEAFVYEELLKTYYEPMMNG